CTCCCTGATTACCAGGCTGATAGGCGGAAACTTTCCTAATTACCGGCAGGTAATACCGCAGGAGTTTGTTTCGAGAATCAGGGCTAAAACAAAGGATCTGGCAGAGGCAACGGAGAGGGCCTCGCTGCTTTCAAAGGACGGGGCGCCGGCAGTAAGGCTTGATGCAGGTGGCAATGTAATGGTTGTGACCGCCAATTCGGAAGTCGGCAGGGTGCGGGAGGAACTGGCCGTCCAGCAGGAAGGAGAACCGGTTCAGATTGCTTTCAATGCCCGTTATTTGAGCGATGTTTTGAAAGTGGTCGGCAGCGAGGAGATTGACATAGAGTTTACCGGGCCGCTCAGTCCGGGTGTTATAAGGCCGGTTGGCAGTACAGACTACCTTTCGCTGCTTCTTCCGGTGCGCTTGCGTGATTAGCCTGCACGCGCGGGGTGTGGCCGTTTGCTTCTCAGGCGACTGGAAATGTTAAACTTCCGCAATTTTGCGAGGCAGGCCGTTGAGCCCGGTCTGTACTTTAATGTGCTCTCCGGCAGGAACGCTCAGGGAAAAACAAACATTCTAGAATCGATTTACCTTGCCTGTACGGGAAGGTCCTTCCGCACGGCCAGGGAGAAGGAGTTAATTAAGAGAGAGAAGGAATTTTCTTCTATTAGGTGTCTTTTTGAAACAAGAGGGCGGGAAGTGGAGGTTAAGGTAACTCTGGTTCCCGGCCGGAAAAGAATAGAGGTAAACGGTGTGCTTAAGAGCGGCCATCCTTTCGGGTGGCCCGGAGTTGTTTTATTTACGCCGGATGATCTGGTGATGATTAAGGGATCGCCTGCCGAAAGGAGACGCTTTCTGGATTACGATCTGGGGCCTTTCCATCCTCATTATGCGCATTGCCTGGATAGATATAACCGGGTGCTGTCCCAGAGAAATGCCCTGCTAAGGGAGGCTAAAGAAAAAAGGACAACTGGCGGGCCGCTGGAAGTATGGGACGAACAGCTCTGCCGTTACGGCTCAAGGCTTCTGTTTTTAAGGGTTTCTCTCTTAAAAAAGTTTTTCCCCGCAATACGCGCCTTGCACAGGGAACTCACGGAAGGGGCGGAGAACATCGAAATAAGCTACCTTTCCTCTCTGAAAATTGGCGAGGAATGCGGGGAAGATGAAATTTACGAGCGCTTTTCCGGTGAGTTGCGCCTGGTCAGGGATGAAGAAATAGCCAGGATGCAGACGCTGGTCGGGCCGCACCGGGACGATCTGCATATAAAGGT
The window above is part of the Pelotomaculum thermopropionicum SI genome. Proteins encoded here:
- the RecF gene encoding recombinational DNA repair ATPase (RecF pathway), with protein sequence MLLRRLEMLNFRNFARQAVEPGLYFNVLSGRNAQGKTNILESIYLACTGRSFRTAREKELIKREKEFSSIRCLFETRGREVEVKVTLVPGRKRIEVNGVLKSGHPFGWPGVVLFTPDDLVMIKGSPAERRRFLDYDLGPFHPHYAHCLDRYNRVLSQRNALLREAKEKRTTGGPLEVWDEQLCRYGSRLLFLRVSLLKKFFPAIRALHRELTEGAENIEISYLSSLKIGEECGEDEIYERFSGELRLVRDEEIARMQTLVGPHRDDLHIKVDGHDARVYCSQGQQRTIVLTLKVFLIEQWRSETGEYPILLLDDVLFELDDNRREALMCRLGGLVQTFLTCTRVNFDIEGFKAKVFTVSGGEVT